CTCGGCTTCACGACGCTGCGCAACCGCGTCCTGATGGGCTCGATGCACACCGGGCTGGAGGACCGCACGTCCCGCTTCCCGCAGCTCGCCGAGTACTACGCCGAACGCGCCCGCGGCGGCGTCGGCCTGATCGTCACCGGCGGGTTCGCACCGAACCGCACCGGCTGGCTGCTGCCGCTCGCCTCGAAGCTGTCCACTCCGGCCGAGGCGCGCGACCATCAGGTCCTCACCAGCGCGGTGCACGCCGAAGGCGGCAAGATCGCGCTGCAGATCCTGCACGCCGGCCGCTACGCCTACCACCCGCTGAGCGTCTCCGCGTCCAGCCGCAAAGCGCCGATCAACCCGTTCCGCCCGCGTGCGCTCAGCGCGTACGGCGTGCACCGGACCATCCGCGCGTTCGCCGATTGCGCCGCGCTCGCCCGCGACGCCGGGTACGACGGCGTCGAGATCATGGGTTCCGAGGGTTATCTGATCAACCAGTTCCTCGCCGAGCGCACCAACCGCCGCACCGACGCCTGGGGCGGCACCGCGGAGAAGCGCCGCCGGTTCGCGGTCGAGATCGTCCGCCGTACCCGGGAAAAGGTCGGCCCGGACTTCATCATCATCTACCGGTTGTCCATGCTCGACCTGGTCGAAGGCGGACAGAGCTGGGAAGACGTCGTGACTCTGGCGCGGGAGGTCGAGGCGGCCGGCGCGACGATCATCAACACCGGCATCGGCTGGCACGAGGCCCGCGTCCCGACGATCGTGACCTCGGTGCCGCGCGCCGCGTTCACCTGGGTCACCCGGAAGCTCAAGCCGCACGTCTCGGTGCCGGTGGTGACCTCCAACCGGATCAACCTGCCGCACGTCGCCGAACAGGCGCTCGCCGACGGCGACGCGGACCTGGTCTCGATGGCCCGCCCGCTGCTGGCCGACCCGGAGTGGATCCGCAAGGCGGAAACCGGCCGAGCGGACGAGATCAACACCTGCATCGCCTGCAACCAAGCCTGCCTCGACCACGCGTTCAGCCGGAAACCGGTGTCCTGCATGGTGAATCCGCGGGCCGGGCACGAGACGACCCTGGTCCTGCTGCCCACCCGGCGGGCCAAGCGCGTCGCCGTCGTCGGTGCCGGACCGGCCGGGCTGGCCACCGCGACCGCGCTCGGCGAACGCGGCCACGACGTCGAACTGTTCGAGGCCGACGCCGAAATCGGCGGCCAGTTCGGGATCGCACAGCGGATTCCGGGCAAGGAGGAGTTCGCCGAGACCATCCGGTACTACACCCGCCGGCTCGAAGTCACCGGCGTGAAAGTGCGCCTCGGCACCCGGGTCACTGCTGCCGAGCTCACCGGGTTCGACGAGGTGGTGCTGGCCACCGGCGTCACCCCGCGGGTGCTCGACCTGCCCGGGATCGACCATCCGAAAGTACTGTCCTACGTGGACGTCGTGCGGCATGGCAAGCCGGTCGGCGACCGGGTCGCGGTGATCGGAGCCGGCGGGATCGGCGTGGATGTGAGCGAATTCCTCACGCACACCTCGTCGCCCGCGTTGGACCGCGCCGCCTGGATGACCGAATGGGGCGTCACTGACCCTGAGCTCGCGCCCGGCGGGCTGGCCGCGCCGAAGCCGGAACCTTCGCCGCGCCAGGTCTACCTGCTACAGCGCAAGAAGACCCCGATCGGTGCTGGGCTAGGCAAAACCTCCGGCTGGGTGCACCGCGCGGCGTTGCGCGCCAAGGGCGTGGAACGGATCAGCGGAGTCTCCTACGAACGCATCGACGACGCCGGGCTGCACGTGCGGATCGACGGCAAACCACGGCTGCTGGAGGTCGACACAGTGGTGGTCTGCGCCGGGCAGGAACCGGTGCGCGACCTCGCCGACGCGCTCGGCGACACCCCGGTCCACCTCGTCGGCGGGGCCGACGAGGCCCGCGAACTGGACGCCAAGCGAGCGATCGACCAGGGCACCCGACTGGCCGCGATGCTGTAGCGGGTTGCGCGCACTGGCAGGATGTCAGCGTGCGAGACGTATGCGTGATCGGGCTCGGGCTCATCGGCGGTTCCCTGCTGCGGGCAGTCACGGCGAGCGGCAGGACCGCGTGGGGCGCGACAGTGTCCGAAGTGGACGCCGATGCGGCCAGCCGCAGCGGCTACGACGTCACCACCGACGTCGAAGCGGCACTGCTGCGCGCGGCGTCGGCGGACGCGATCGTGGTGCTGGCGGTGCCGCTGCCCGCGGTGGAAAACCTGCTGCGGCTGATCGCCCAGCACGCGTCGCACTGCATCCTCACCGACGTGGTCAGCGTGAAGGGCCCGATGCTCGAAGCGGTGCGCCGTCGCGCGCCCTACACCCGGTACGTCGGCGGACATCCGATGGCGGGCACCGCCCATTCCGGCTGGCTGGCCGGTGACGCGAGGCTCTTCAACGGCGCGGCGTGGGTCCTCGGCGTCGAAGAGGACACCGATCTCACCGCGTGGGCCGAGGTCGCCCGGCTCGTGCTGGACATCGGCGCGCTCGCGGTGCCGCTGCCCGCGGACTCGCACGACGAGACCGTCGCGCGGATTTCGCACCTGCCGCACCTGCTCGCCGCGATTCTCGCGTCGGTCGGCGCACAAGGCGGCCCGCTAGCGATGTCGCTGGCCGCCGGCTCGTTCCGCGACGGCACCCGCGTGGCCAGCACGTCGCCGGACCTGGTGCGCGCCATGACCGAAGGCAACCGCGAAGCGCTGCTTCCGATCGTCGACGACGCGCTCGGCCGGCTCGGTGCCGCGCGCGGCTCGCTCGCGTCCACCGGCGGCCTCGCCGCGACGATCAACGCAGGTCACGACGGCGCACTCGCCCTCGAAGCGGCCCGGGACGCGGCCCGCTCCGGCGTCCGGATAGACCTCACCGCCGCCGACGCGCGCGACGGGCTGGTGGCGCTCGGCGAACGCGGCGGCCGGATCACCGGACTGGACGGTGACGTCGCTCTCGGCGAAGTGTCCTGACTTGCCGGGACCGCCGGGTGTGTGACGATTGAAGCCTCTCGTTTCCTAACCCCGGGGAGGCACCCAATGGGCATCAACTTCGACGAGCTCAAGAACAAGGCGACCGACGCGCTGCGCGACAACAGCGAGAAGATCGGCGAAGGACTGGAGAAGGCGGCCGACTTCGCGAAGTCCAAGGTCAGCGGCCACGACTCGGCGATCGACGGCGGCGTCGAGAAGGCCAAGGGCTTCCTGGGCAGCCTCGGCAAGTCCGAAGAAGAGGGCGGCGAACAGAAGTAACGCCTGCGTCGGATCCGGCCAGCCCGGCGGACAGCAGTAACCCTGCGCCTCCACGTCAGGCCCGGTTGCGCCCCAATGTGGCATTGGGTGCATCCTGCGCACCCAATGTGGCATTCGGTGCATCTCACGCACCCAAAGTGGCATTGGGGCGCTCCGGTCAGGCTCAGGTGCGCCGGTGATACGGCAGGAACCGGCGCACCAGCCGCAGCGGCGAGCGTTCCACCAGGTCCGGGCCGCGGACCGCGTCGAACGTCGAGCCGAGCTGGTCCACCACCCCGGCGAGCTGCGGGTTGTCCGGCATCGGCACCGAATCCGGGTCCCGCTGCTCCCGCACCGCCGCCGCCAATTCGGCCAGCGCGCCGGTGATCAGCTCGATGTCCGCGGGCGCCGGGGCGGGCGCGCCCGCCCCGATCGTCACACCGACCTCGGTCACCGCGTCCGTCACGCGCTCCAGCCCGGCGATCACCGGCCACCACGCCACCGCCTGCCGGCCCGCTGGCGACGGCTCGACAATCACCTGCTGAAACGCGGTACGCAGGTCCGCGAGCGCACGGTATGCCCCGCGGCGGGCCCGCGAGCGGGCGAGCCGCGCTTCGCCGGTCGAGGTGAGCAGCATCGCCGCCTTCACGTATTTGGCGACCGTGTCGAAACTGTCCGCGAGCCGGCCGCCGACCCTCGGCCGCCGCGATCCCGGCCAGAGCAGGTAGCCGACCACCAGCACGATCGCGCAGCCGATCACGGTGTCGATCAGCCGTGCCAGCACGACGTTCCAGCTGCCGGTGTTGGCGAGGTCCATCTGCAGGATGATCAGCGGCGTCACGAAGGTGCCGAGCATCCCGTAGTTGCGGACCTTTCCCACCGCGGCACCGCCGGCGAACACGGCGATCAGCATCACCAGCACCCAACCGTGCGCGCCGAACGCGAGCACCACCGCGCCGATCCCGACGCCGAGCACCGTGCCGACCCCGCGCAGTACGGCGCGGCCGAAGACCGACCCGAAGTCCGGCTTGAGCACCACGCCGACGGTGAGGGTGATCCAGTACGACCGTTCGAACGGCACCATCAGCGCGACCACTTCGGCCACCGCGACGCACACCGTGAGCCGTAGTGCGGCCAGCCAGGTCAGAGGGCCGGACGCGAGCGAACTCGCCCATTCGCGCACGCGGCGGTAAGGCGAGACCGGCTTGCGGCGTTCGCGGTCGTCGAGTTTCCCGATCCGCGCCAGACCGGCATAGAGCGCGGCAACCACCGCGTCGACGTCTTCGTCCTCGTCGAGTTTCGGTGCGGGCGGCAGCGGGTGCGCGGCCAGCACCGAGGCCGCGACCCGGGTCAGGTAGTCGATCACCTCGTCCGGGGCGCGCTGCCCGGCGTTGACCGTCGCGACCGACGCCTCGACCGCCGGGGTCGTCGCGGACAGCCGGTTCAGCAGCTTCCGGTACGCGGCGTCGCGTCCGGAGAGCCAGGAACGGGCGATCAGCAGCCGGTCGTATGCCGTGCTCATCGCGGTCGTGAGCTGGTGGCGGGCGACCCGCGACGTCGGTTCGTCCTCCGCCGACAGCATCGCGGCGAGTTCGATGTAGACCTGCGCGACCGCGGTCCGTTCCGGGCTGGTCGCGCGGACCGTCCAGGTGCCGAGCGCGACCAGCAGGCCCCAGCCCGCGCCCGCGCAGAAGTAGCCGAAAAGGAGTTCGGTGTGCACGCCGGTCGCGTGCTGCGCGGTCCCGAGCACGCAGAACACGAACATCTGCAGCCCAGCCACCGACGCGTTGCTGCCCGCCGCGCTGATCAGCGCGGAAACCGCGGCCACGACCACTACTGCCGGGATCGACCAGGCAGGCATCCCACCGGTCAGCAATCCGAGGAGATACCCGACCGCGGCGGCGAACGTCGCGCCGCCGAGCCGGCGCGCGCGATACCGGTACGCCCCGGCCGCCTCGGACAGCACGGTCGGCAGTGCTCCCGTGGAGATCAGCGCGCCGACCGCGATGTCGCCCGCGGCGTACGCGACGGCCAGTGGCGTAGCCAGCGCGATCACCGCGCGGGCGACCATGTTCCACGGAACGGGAACCGGTTTGGAACGCAGAAGTTGCACCAGCCAGTGCGGCGCGGCGAAGTCGGAGCGGCTCACCGCCCTATCTTGACTTACCGACGCCACCCGGGATCTATTGTCAACCTGTCAACAACGCGCACAAGGAGTCTCCGATGCCAGGTCGCAGGTACTCGTTCGAGGTCAACCGGGTGAGCACTGCCCCGCCGCCGGTGTTGTTCCGTCTGGAAAGCGACGGATCTCTCTGGGCGGACTGGGCAAAACCGCTCATCTGGCAGTCCCGGTGGGCACGCCGCGGCGACGACGGACGGGTCGGCGCTGTCCGGGAAGTCGGATTGTGGCCGGTTCTGCTCCGCGAACGGACCGTGGAATACGAATCGGACCGGCGGCACGTGTACACCTTCGACGGTTCCGGCCCGGTCCGCGACTATCGTGCGGAGGTGACCTTCACCCCGAACGCCGCCGGCGGAACCGACCTCCGCTGGACCGGATCGTTCGAGCCGCGCATTCCCGGAACGGGGGAGCTGGCGAAGTTCGCACTGCGGAGCGTGATCGGATTTTTAGCCAGTCGGCTGGCCAAAGCGGGCGGTACCGCGCACTGAGCGGGTGCGCTGGACCACAACGGCCAACTCAACCGGGAGTACAGACGTCATCCCCTCGGGTGACCCGAGGGAAAGGACAACGCGGCATGAGGAAGCAATGGCTCGCGGCGGCGATGGCCGGCTTGCTTGTGCTGTCGGCATGTTCGAGCACCGAGGCGAGTCAACCCCCGGAACAGGCGAACCAGGCACCGGGCGCTTCGAAGCCGACGACCCCGCCCGGCCCGTACCCGTTCGGCACCGTGCAGATGAAGGCCCCGCCGATCCAGGACGGCAAGGTCCCGGTCATCCGCAAGATCCAGACGGACAAGCCGTACGTCTTCATCACCATGGACGACGGCGCGGTGAAAGACCCGTCGGCGCTGAACCTGATCCAGCAGTCCGGCGGGCACCCGGTGCTGTTTCTGAACCAGCGATACGTCAAGGGCCACGAGGCGTACTTCAAGTCCATCCTGGACTCGACCGGCGCGGTGCTGGGCGATCACACGGTCAACCACCCGAACCTCAAGGGCAAGCCGCTGGACTTCCAGAAGAAGGAAATCTGCGACGACGCCGACGACTTCCAGAAGTCGCTGGGCGTTCGCCCGACGCTGTTCCGCCCGCCGTTCGGCAACTACGACCAGAACACCCTGAAGGCCGCCGCGATGTGCGGAATGCGCGCGTCGATCCTGTGGACGGCCTCGGTGAACGACGGGGTGGTCCAGTTCCAGGTCGGCGACAAGCTGCGGCCGGGGGACATCGTGCTGATGCACTTCCGGAAGACGTTCAAGGAGGACTACGAAGCCTTCGTGGCGCGGGCCAAGCAGGACGGCCTGACGCCGGTTCCGTTGGCGGACTTCGTGGCTTGAGGCTCGGATGAGCACCCCGGCGACGGAAGCCGGCTTCGACCTCACCTGCGCGCACCAAACCCACGCATAATCCGCCGCACGCGACGCAGCTATCCCGCAGCTCGGCTCGGCGGCTCGGCTCGACAACCCCGCGGCTCGACAACCCCGCGACTCGGCCCCTCGGCTCGGCCACCCCGCGACTCGGCTCGGCGACCCCTCGACTCGGCTACCCCTCGGGCTCAACGCCTGAGCGACTCACCCGCCGCCAAGGCAAACGAACGGCCGTCGCATCGGGTCGACCGCCACCGCTTCCGCCAGTGCCAACGCCGGCGAAGTGCCCACCGCCAGTCGCCGATGCAGGTCGGCCATCGTGTCCGCCGCCGCGCGGTCGCCTACTCGCGCGACCGCGCCGATCACCGTTCGCGAGCCGCTCGCCAGCAGCGTTCCGGCGAATCCCAGCGCTTCCTCGCCCGGCCGGATGTGGCTCATCGCCAGCTCGCACGCGGCCAGCACCACCCGTTCCGGCGGATTCGCGAGCCGGGTCGTCTCGTGGGCGAACAGCGGCCCGTCCACGAGTTCGATCCGGGAGAACAGCGCGTTCGCCGGCTCGTGCGCGCCGTGTGCGACCACGTGTGCCAGGCGGGTCCCGTCCAACGCCGTCAGGACCGTCGCGCTGGTAGCGGCGTCGCCGTCGATCAGCTTCGCGTCCGGGTACACCGAGCGCAGCTTGCTCACCTCGCCGACCGCCCCGGGCACGCCGGGGCCGCCGGCCAGCAGGACCGGGCCCTCCTCGGCGGGGCGTTTAGCGGTGATCCACGCGGTCGCCGACGGCGCGATCGTCACCGGATGCCCGCGCAGCGACGGCAACGCGCCCCATGGCATCGCGTACAACTGCCCGATCGGGACGATCACCAGTTCCCGGTCGTCGAGCGTCTTGACCAGAGACGCGGAAATCAGCGCGTCCAGCTTCTCCGCCCGTCGGCGCGCCGAACCGGACACCGTCTCGGCCATCAGCGGCGGCAGATGGTCCGGTGCGAGCGCGTCGAGGTCAGCGTGCAGCTGGGTCGCGGTCTCCACAATGTCGTCCAGCGGGCCCAGTTTCAGCAGCCGGAACGTGCCCCGATCGACCACCAGCGAGTACAGCTGGCTGTTGTGCGGCACCAAGCTGACCAGCACCCGGTCGTCGAGCGCGGCCACCACCTCGTCCGGCGTGGCGACCGGCCGCGGACGGCCCCATTTGCTGGTGTACCAGCCGAGCCGGCTCGCCTCCCCTTGCAGCACCGCGTAACGCTGTTCCAGCGCCTTCACCGAGTCGCCCTCCAGCCGGGCGCGCTGGATGCTGCGCTGGACGTTCCGCATCTCGTTGATGTGCTTGGCCAGCACCGGATCCTCGATCACCGGCAGCGGCTCGTACCGGTACGCCTGCGCCCGGGTGCGTTCCAGCCACGCGAACATGCGGCGGGCGCCCGTCGCGTTGCGCCGCGCGCGCCGCAGCACCAGGCGCATCGCCAGTTTGCCCAGCTCCTCGCCGTGCACCGCGGTGCCGCACAACAGATCCAGGCCGCCCATCCGGTCGCGGATCGTGCCGAGTTCGCGCAGCCCGGCGCGTGCCTGCGCGAGTGCCGAACGCGGCCGCTCCTCGGCCACCGCCAGTTCCGCGCGGCACAGCCGCAGCAGCATCCGGTGGTCGACCGGGGTCGTGGCGCTGGGGCTCGGCACCTTCTTGAGCGCGAGCGCCGCCTCGGCGATTTCCTTGCGGCGGATCAACAGCCGCACCGCCAACAGCCTGCCTACCGCGGCCTCGTCGCGCAGACCGAGCGCAGCCAGCCGTTCCGCGACCGCGACAAGTTCCGCAGGCAGCCGTGCCGTCGACCGTCCGGTGCGGTCCGACAGCACCTGCTGCGCTTCCGCTCGCAGCCTCGCCAGGCCGGCGATCTCGGCCCAGGTTCGGTTGCCCCGGCGAAGGAACCGGCGCCGCGCTGCCGACGCGCTCTTGCGCGCCAACGCGAAGTCGCCTTCCAGCAACGCCGCCGCGGCCCGGGCGACCTCCGCTTCGGCGACGTATTGGACGGCTCCGTTCGCGCGCAGTTCCGGCAGCGCTTCGTCCAGGTGCCGCGCCGCCTCGTCGGCCAGTCCGGCTGACAACAGCGCGCGGGCCTGATCGAGCCGGATCAGCGGGATCGAGCCCGGCGATTCGGTGACGAGGATCCGCGCGGCCTGCTCGTAGCTGGACAGCGCCAGCGGGACGTCGCCGATGAGCTGGGCGTTGTGCCCGAGGTTCTGCCGGATCTTGCCTTCGAGCCGGGTGTGGCCGTTCTCCTGCGCCAGCGCGAGCGCGCGTTCGAGGTCGGCCTGGGCGGCATCCGGCTTGTTCAGCGACATCCGGACGATCGCCTGGTTGCTCAGCATCAGGACGAGGGTCCGCCGGGCGTCGTCGAACTCGGCCTCGATCCCGGGCACCACGGCCTCGTACACGGCGAGCGATTCAGCGAACCGGCCGCCGCGCATCAGCACCACCGCGCGCTGGCCGGTGACGAGCAGCCCCAGCTCCCGGACCGCCTTGCTGTCCGGCAGCTGGTCGCGGAGCCGCTGCGCGGTCTCCAAGTGCGCGAGGCCGGCGTCGGTGCTGGTCACCTCGGCTTCGGCGGCGCCAAGGCTCACCAGGAGCCGAACCTGCAGTTCTCGATGCTCCGACGTCGGCTCTTCGGCGCGTTCCAGCCGGGCGAGCGCCGTGCGGAACATCCGCATCGCCTCGCCGGGCCGCTGGTCG
This sequence is a window from Amycolatopsis benzoatilytica AK 16/65. Protein-coding genes within it:
- a CDS encoding polysaccharide deacetylase family protein, producing the protein MRKQWLAAAMAGLLVLSACSSTEASQPPEQANQAPGASKPTTPPGPYPFGTVQMKAPPIQDGKVPVIRKIQTDKPYVFITMDDGAVKDPSALNLIQQSGGHPVLFLNQRYVKGHEAYFKSILDSTGAVLGDHTVNHPNLKGKPLDFQKKEICDDADDFQKSLGVRPTLFRPPFGNYDQNTLKAAAMCGMRASILWTASVNDGVVQFQVGDKLRPGDIVLMHFRKTFKEDYEAFVARAKQDGLTPVPLADFVA
- a CDS encoding prephenate dehydrogenase produces the protein MRDVCVIGLGLIGGSLLRAVTASGRTAWGATVSEVDADAASRSGYDVTTDVEAALLRAASADAIVVLAVPLPAVENLLRLIAQHASHCILTDVVSVKGPMLEAVRRRAPYTRYVGGHPMAGTAHSGWLAGDARLFNGAAWVLGVEEDTDLTAWAEVARLVLDIGALAVPLPADSHDETVARISHLPHLLAAILASVGAQGGPLAMSLAAGSFRDGTRVASTSPDLVRAMTEGNREALLPIVDDALGRLGAARGSLASTGGLAATINAGHDGALALEAARDAARSGVRIDLTAADARDGLVALGERGGRITGLDGDVALGEVS
- a CDS encoding NADPH-dependent 2,4-dienoyl-CoA reductase, whose translation is MTEYPNLLSPLDLGFTTLRNRVLMGSMHTGLEDRTSRFPQLAEYYAERARGGVGLIVTGGFAPNRTGWLLPLASKLSTPAEARDHQVLTSAVHAEGGKIALQILHAGRYAYHPLSVSASSRKAPINPFRPRALSAYGVHRTIRAFADCAALARDAGYDGVEIMGSEGYLINQFLAERTNRRTDAWGGTAEKRRRFAVEIVRRTREKVGPDFIIIYRLSMLDLVEGGQSWEDVVTLAREVEAAGATIINTGIGWHEARVPTIVTSVPRAAFTWVTRKLKPHVSVPVVTSNRINLPHVAEQALADGDADLVSMARPLLADPEWIRKAETGRADEINTCIACNQACLDHAFSRKPVSCMVNPRAGHETTLVLLPTRRAKRVAVVGAGPAGLATATALGERGHDVELFEADAEIGGQFGIAQRIPGKEEFAETIRYYTRRLEVTGVKVRLGTRVTAAELTGFDEVVLATGVTPRVLDLPGIDHPKVLSYVDVVRHGKPVGDRVAVIGAGGIGVDVSEFLTHTSSPALDRAAWMTEWGVTDPELAPGGLAAPKPEPSPRQVYLLQRKKTPIGAGLGKTSGWVHRAALRAKGVERISGVSYERIDDAGLHVRIDGKPRLLEVDTVVVCAGQEPVRDLADALGDTPVHLVGGADEARELDAKRAIDQGTRLAAML
- a CDS encoding CHAT domain-containing protein; translated protein: MFRTALARLERAEEPTSEHRELQVRLLVSLGAAEAEVTSTDAGLAHLETAQRLRDQLPDSKAVRELGLLVTGQRAVVLMRGGRFAESLAVYEAVVPGIEAEFDDARRTLVLMLSNQAIVRMSLNKPDAAQADLERALALAQENGHTRLEGKIRQNLGHNAQLIGDVPLALSSYEQAARILVTESPGSIPLIRLDQARALLSAGLADEAARHLDEALPELRANGAVQYVAEAEVARAAAALLEGDFALARKSASAARRRFLRRGNRTWAEIAGLARLRAEAQQVLSDRTGRSTARLPAELVAVAERLAALGLRDEAAVGRLLAVRLLIRRKEIAEAALALKKVPSPSATTPVDHRMLLRLCRAELAVAEERPRSALAQARAGLRELGTIRDRMGGLDLLCGTAVHGEELGKLAMRLVLRRARRNATGARRMFAWLERTRAQAYRYEPLPVIEDPVLAKHINEMRNVQRSIQRARLEGDSVKALEQRYAVLQGEASRLGWYTSKWGRPRPVATPDEVVAALDDRVLVSLVPHNSQLYSLVVDRGTFRLLKLGPLDDIVETATQLHADLDALAPDHLPPLMAETVSGSARRRAEKLDALISASLVKTLDDRELVIVPIGQLYAMPWGALPSLRGHPVTIAPSATAWITAKRPAEEGPVLLAGGPGVPGAVGEVSKLRSVYPDAKLIDGDAATSATVLTALDGTRLAHVVAHGAHEPANALFSRIELVDGPLFAHETTRLANPPERVVLAACELAMSHIRPGEEALGFAGTLLASGSRTVIGAVARVGDRAAADTMADLHRRLAVGTSPALALAEAVAVDPMRRPFVCLGGG
- a CDS encoding FUSC family protein; this translates as MSRSDFAAPHWLVQLLRSKPVPVPWNMVARAVIALATPLAVAYAAGDIAVGALISTGALPTVLSEAAGAYRYRARRLGGATFAAAVGYLLGLLTGGMPAWSIPAVVVVAAVSALISAAGSNASVAGLQMFVFCVLGTAQHATGVHTELLFGYFCAGAGWGLLVALGTWTVRATSPERTAVAQVYIELAAMLSAEDEPTSRVARHQLTTAMSTAYDRLLIARSWLSGRDAAYRKLLNRLSATTPAVEASVATVNAGQRAPDEVIDYLTRVAASVLAAHPLPPAPKLDEDEDVDAVVAALYAGLARIGKLDDRERRKPVSPYRRVREWASSLASGPLTWLAALRLTVCVAVAEVVALMVPFERSYWITLTVGVVLKPDFGSVFGRAVLRGVGTVLGVGIGAVVLAFGAHGWVLVMLIAVFAGGAAVGKVRNYGMLGTFVTPLIILQMDLANTGSWNVVLARLIDTVIGCAIVLVVGYLLWPGSRRPRVGGRLADSFDTVAKYVKAAMLLTSTGEARLARSRARRGAYRALADLRTAFQQVIVEPSPAGRQAVAWWPVIAGLERVTDAVTEVGVTIGAGAPAPAPADIELITGALAELAAAVREQRDPDSVPMPDNPQLAGVVDQLGSTFDAVRGPDLVERSPLRLVRRFLPYHRRT
- a CDS encoding antitoxin; protein product: MGINFDELKNKATDALRDNSEKIGEGLEKAADFAKSKVSGHDSAIDGGVEKAKGFLGSLGKSEEEGGEQK
- a CDS encoding SRPBCC family protein, with amino-acid sequence MPGRRYSFEVNRVSTAPPPVLFRLESDGSLWADWAKPLIWQSRWARRGDDGRVGAVREVGLWPVLLRERTVEYESDRRHVYTFDGSGPVRDYRAEVTFTPNAAGGTDLRWTGSFEPRIPGTGELAKFALRSVIGFLASRLAKAGGTAH